A part of Botrytis cinerea B05.10 chromosome 2, complete sequence genomic DNA contains:
- the Bcapc1 gene encoding Bcapc1 — protein sequence MASVNSLGLHQPTGLQYAIKEGYLTADASSSSYDWYNVCDDGTGSEVDDELLVTPRCVIWSRGGVFRKSYNFDLEKEPITQALLTSFPSVGPLPSKNGAPKTQQKGSNTTEKAIVVFLKTQAHVYFLSGTSHVIHLPFEVESATAAPIGLIIQRKLRSETNVAASIKFPRVPPNSFVSSQPQPWSATSSIQSTFSTADLGAPMQMPTQMSTLGDLWEPPSIQSDANWPRLFSLSDPLSEMGLVVAQPGLSDGRVKRRSSGKISTLDPSEEILHVSRPNEFSAKDSENPLVLAITLNRETSMYTVWKLTYVGQETIPNGKSRVPSGAASRRRSSFMPGGTGATTPIGNSQQTMRESFGGVTPGFKKTPAWSEDVKKDKKIDFASTLDPDYEGGIIPRRSSRRVSSMLARADLSASHERNAFSELATGHNAGRLRDSLGSQHTRTSIGLSGQTFSQPSQLNQSVNSFLEAPVDELLDQLRSGGDFGGFNDMGLDDDEFDALRQEIILTKVCSVSAEHSNLRFSSQHIPAKSQCKIFILPAPPSAADDQQGNSIVICILDSDEKKLLVMTLNTKVHRRANYNDNDVSPNSEKEMTLVNLKEVMRAPGVIDACKFDDGDISRILVLTETDDGFGELSLQAPWSILMKVTLPANFVIHNIRNLSHDQHPREKREGSFKRVLSQGPRALKGLRNPQPRGLVDLVDDEGKMHQLQILMQPRNPYVAKILEVCTKVLPGASGGEGMLVTWWNAMRWLELESVETADAEWTSLLIVLFSMVISFSVAKQPQKKVHATRKSRTALLRSSSGGQVDVSCYETMLSQLAPFGNPMPPWLNSGGWKWLLDEQEPGVSSSSETDGLLLTAKDKESFIKKHVTLAQTFFYSKLGQEAVTGYLPTATNKSLELRHAALIDILTALHLLREERKLNTMAADSFSTGVSTLTPVLTQIVRWLKWQSWIDFYETEEASLIDAPYDIDLVLASQIAEPSDCPSIYAWIQDCFLGRRLMPFLTLQDIVTSRSAIPTRGIRDLERWRSSTPRTLQLAQFFSCMQDGWSPVQLVEALSASGVDSLFLETLPEAILAPLQEAIVECQSEPPTTWSRELLALVGREDVTMLLTPGRSARNFQPSLLPPSHESSLDVHAICASTTEIETTGAFDGSAEVDRQAITRAIFKDDRRVNEASNILNTFRSTIARVKSSPDWTESELLEAQKEHAQMLAYRTLAIPSGKGLLYYSARIPLLTQRFAIGGFNLSCVMKPNNNTIGVDKNAFTEEKVCWAFFHAGVSAGLSISRDAKGIDTSWILYNKPQQDLSNRHAGFLLALGLNGHLKSVAKWVAFRYLTPKHTMTSIGLLLGLAASYIGTMDSLITRLLSVHVTRMLPPGAAELNLSPLTQTTGIMGIGLLYCNTQHRRMSEIMVSEMEHIDQEVDEEPLRNEGYRLAAGFALGFINLGKGSDLKGLHDMRLTERLIALAAGSKKVDLVHILDKSTAAAIISVALIYMKSENQVLARKVDVPDSVLQFDYVRPDAFLLRTLARHLIMWSNIEPSHKWIKKSLPTPYKSRSSLQWIRTLTSADLPFYDILTGLCFSIALRFAGSANLTARDILLHYLDEFRRICQIEADSFDKKLARNTVRNCQDLVALGVATVMAGTGDIAVFRRLRSMHGRDDSETPYGSHLAAHLAIGALFLGGGTFTFGTSDKAIAALLVAFYPIFPSTVQDNKSHLQAFRHFWVLAAEPRCLITRDIDTDQPVPVPLQITLRDGKEEERHTPCLIPEINQIKTVRTCSPEYWNVVLDLESNKAHVEAFKSTQILYVRKRPAHDASTNAFKATLQALDEADQTVNQSLQWIFELPAFSTLTKAEKALVLPPDHGGPRDIHAGTEQTSVDSRLILEHATLDSGNKDRLLGLRLLFEWADKAMEEGREMRWIRKEVVQRLRARVWVGEME from the exons atGGCCTCGGTCAATTCTCTAGGTCTACATCAACCTACAGGACTTCAATATGCTATTAAAGAAGGATACCTGACTGCAGACGCATCTAGTAGTTCCTACGACTGGTATAATGTTTGCGACGACGGGACAGGATCAGAAGTCGACGACGAACTATTAGTTACGCCAAGATGTGTAATTTGGTCTCGGGGAGGGGTTTTTCGAAAAAGCTACAATTTTGATCTCGAGAAAGAACCAATTACGCAGGCATTGTTGACCTCGTTCCCCAGCGTGGGACCATTGCCATCCAAGAATGGAGCACCAAAGACACAACAGAAGGGCTCGAATACAACAGAAAAGGCAATTGTAGTGTTCTTGAAGACGCAGGCGCATGTTTACTTTCTCTCCGGAACTAGCCATGTCATACATTTGCCATTTGAAGTCGAGTCTGCCACTGCAGCCCCTATCGGCCTCATTATACAGCGAAAGCTTCGTTCAGAAACTAATGTTGCAGCATCTATAAAGTTTCCACGAGTGCCACCCAACTCCTTTGTCTCGTCTCAGCCCCAACCATGGTCTGCGACAAGTTCAATCCAGTCCACCTTTTCCACTGCGGACCTGGGTGCTCCAATGCAGATGCCAACTCAAATGTCTACTTTGGGAGATTTATGGGAACCTCCTTCTATTCAAAGTGATGCAAACTGGCCACGATTATTCTCCTTGTCCGATCCACTGTCAGAAATGGGTTTAGTCGTTGCTCAGCCAGGCTTGTCTGATGGCCGAGTAAAACGTAGGAGTTCTGGTAAAATATCCACATTGGACCCTTCGGAAGAGATTCTTCATGTATCTCGACCGAACGAATTTTCTGCCAAGGACTCGGAAAACCCGCTTGTACTAGCCATCACCCTGAATCGCGAGACTAGTATGTATACTGTGTGGAAGCTGACTTATGTTGGGCAAGAAACAATACCAAATGGCAAATCTCGAGTTCCGAGTGGTGCAGCGTCCCGTCGACGAAGCTCATTCATGCCGGGTGGAACAGGAGCTACAACGCCCATAGGAAATAGTCAGCAGACTATGCGAGAAAGCTTTGGTGGGGTCACCCCTGGATTCAAGAAAACTCCTGCATGGTCTGAAGATGtgaaaaaagacaaaaaaatcgattttgcATCTACACTTGATCCCGATTATGAAGGTGGCATTATTCCCAGGAGAAGTTCCCGACGTGTAAGCTCAATGCTAGCAAGAGCAGATCTATCGGCATCACACGAACGAAATGCTTTCTCTGAACTAGCAACTGGTCACAATGCAGGTCGACTTCGCGATTCTTTGGGAAGCCAGCATACCAGAACGAGCATTGGGCTAAGTGGGCAGACCTTCTCTCAGCCCAGTCAATTGAACCAGAGCGTCAATAGTTTCCTTGAAGCACCAGTTGACGAACTTCTGGACCAACTTCGTTCTGGGGGTGATTTTGGCGGCTTCAACGATATGGGCCTTGATGATGACGAATTTGACGCTCTTAGACAGGAAATCATCCTTACCAAAGTTTGTAGTGTCTCCGCCGAGCATAGTAACCTTCGCTTTTCGAGTCAACATATACCGGCAAAGAGCCAATGTAAGATCTTCATACTACCTGCACCACCATCTGCGGCAGATGATCAACAGGGAAATTCAATAGTCATATGTATCTTGGATTCAGACGAAAAAAAGCTTCTGGTAATGACTCTTAATACAAAAGTTCATAGAAGAGCCAACTATAACGACAATGACGTGTCTCCAAATTCAGAGAAGGAAATGACATTAGTCAACTTGAAGGAAGTTATGAGAGCTCCAGGTGTCATCGATGCTTGCAAATTTGATGACGGCGATATATCTCGGATTCTGGTTTTGACCGAAACAGATGACGGATTTGGAGAATTAAGTTTACAAGCCCCATGGAGTATTCTCATGAAGGTAACTCTGCCTGCAAATTTCGTCATACATAACATTCGAAACTTGAGTCATGACCAGCATCCCCGTGAAAAGAGGGAGGGAAGCTTCAAGAGAGTTCTGAGTCAAGGTCCTCGTGCTTTAAAGGGTCTGCGTAACCCCCAACCTCGAGGCCTAGTCGATTTGGTAGATGATGAAGGCAAAATGCATCAGCTGCAAATACTCATGCAGCCACGCAATCCTTACGTAGCTAAAATTCTTGAGGTGTGCACTAAAGTTTTACCAGGTGCAAGTGGAGGCGAAGGGATGCTTGTTACATGGTGGAATGCTATGAGGTGGCTAGAGCTCGAATCTGTTGAAACTGCAGATGCAGAATGGACGTCTCTACTCATTGTTCTATTCTCAATGGTTATCAGTTTTAGTGTAGCCAAACAACCTCAGAAGAAGGTTCATGCGACAAGGAAATCACGCACAGCATTATTACGATCTAGCAGTGGTGGACAAGTGGACGTGAGTTGCTATGAGACTATGCTTAGTCAATTGGCTCCTTTTGGAAATCCTATGCCGCCTTGGCTTAACAGTGGTGGATGGAAGTGGCTCCTGGATGAACAGGAGCCCGGagtctcttcttcctctgaaACGGACGGCCTTCTATTGACAGCTAAGGATAAGGAGAGCTTTATCAAAAAGCATGTGACTCTTGCACAAAcattcttttattcaaaattggGCCAGGAAGCGGTTACAGGCTATCTACCGACGGCAACGAACAAATCTCTTGAGCTTCGTCATGCTGCCCTGATTGATATTCTCACCGCTCTACACTTATTACGCGAGGAGAGAAAACTTAATACAATGGCAGCCGATTCTTTTAGTACTGGCGTATCTACACTGACGCCAGTACTAACTCAAATTGTGCGATGGCTTAAATGGCAAAGCTGGATAGATTTTTATGAGACTGAGGAAGCCTCTTTGATAGATGCGCCTTATGATATTG ATCTCGTACTCGCAAGTCAAATTGCTGAGCCGTCCGACTGTCCATCAATTTACGCATGGATTCAGGATTGTTTTCTTGGTCGAAGGTTGATGCCATTCTTAACACTTCAAGATATAGTGACATCCAGATCTGCCATTCCTACCAGGGGTATCAGAGATCTTGAGCGATGGCGTAGCTCAACACCAAGAACTCTGCAACTTGCTCAATTTTTTTCGTGTATGCAGGATGGATGGTCTCCTGTACAACTTGTAGAAGCACTATCTGCTTCTGGAGTAGATAGCCTTTTTCTTGAGACTTTGCCAGAGGCTATACTTGCCCCTCTTCAAGAAGCAATCGTCGAATGTCAAAGTGAACCTCCAACAACATGGAGTCGAGAACTGCTTGCACTGGTTGGCCGTGAAGATGTTACTATGCTGTTAACACCCGGCCGTTCGGCTCGAAACTTTCAGCCATCTCTATTA CCACCCTCACATGAATCAAGTCTAGACGTTCATGCTATCTGCGCATCTACAACGGAAATTGAAACTACTGGAGCGTTCGATGGATCTGCCGAAGTAGATCGTCAAGCTATTACTCGTGCCATCTTCAAAGATGACAGAAGAGTTAATGAAGCATCTAATATCCTGAACACTTTCCGATCTACAATCGCTCGCGTTAAATCTTCACCTGATTGGACGGAATCAGAATTGCTAGAAGCTCAAAAAGAGCACGCTCAAATGCTGGCTTATCGCACTTTAGCCATACCATCTGGAAAAGGATTACTATATTACAGTGCTCGCATTCCTCTCCTAACTCAAAGATTTGCTATTGGGGGGTTCAATCTAAGCTGTGTCATGAAGCCAAACAACAATACCATAGGTGTTGATAAGAACGCATTCACCGAAGAAAAGGTCTGTTGGGCATTTTTCCACGCAGGTGTATCTGCTGGTCTTAGCATTTCTCGAGATGCAAAAGGTATTGATACTTCATGGATTCTTTACAATAAGCCACAACAAGATCTAAGCAACCGGCATGCCGGGTTCTTACTAGCACTTGGTCTCAATGGCCATCTTAAATCGGTAGCAAAATGGGTTGCTTTCAGATACTTGACACCAAAACATACGATGACATCGATTGGATTACTTTTAGGATTGGCGGCATCCTATATAGGGACTATGGATTCATTAATCACACGGCTACTCTCAGTCCACGTGACAAGAATGCTCCCACCTGGAGCAGCCGAGTTGAACCTTTCTCCACTTACACAGACTACTGGTATTATGGGCATTGGTTTGTTATATTGTAACACCCAACATCGTCGGATGAGTGAGATTATGGTATCTGAGATGGAGCACATTGATCAAGAAGTTGATGAGGAGCCTTTGAGAAACGAAGGTTACCGACTTGCGGCAGGGTTTGCCCTTGGATTTATCAATCTCGGCAAGGGCTCTGATTTGAAAGGCCTTCACGATATGCGGCTTACAGAGAGACTCATTGCATTGGCTGCCGGAAGCAAGAAAGTTGACCTCGTACACATCTTGGACAAGTCCACGGCTGCGGCAATCATCTCTGTTGCCCTTATTTATATGAAATCGGAGAATCAGGTATTGGCTCGCAAGGTAGATGTACCAGATTCTGTTCTCCAATTCGATTACGTTCGACCGGACGCTTTCCTACTTCGAACGCTTGCACGACACTTAATAATGTGGAGTAATATAGAGCCTTCACACAAATGGATCAAAAAGAGCTTACCTACTCCTTACAAGAGTCGAAGTTCGTTACAATGGATCAGAACCTTGACATCAGCAGACCTTCCATTTTACGATATACTAACTGGACTCTGTTTCAGTATCGCTTTGCGGTTTGCCGGTTCTGCCAATTTAACCGCGAGAGACATATTGCTACATTATCTGGACGAATTTAGGCGAATATGTCAAATAGAAGCAGACTCATTTGATAAGAAGTTGGCAAGAAACACTGTTCGTAATTGTCAAGATTTGGTGGCCCTTGGCGTTGCTACTGTCATGGCTGGCACCGGAGACATTGCTGTTTTTCGTAGACTTCGTTCAATGCACGGTCGTGATGATAGTGAGACGCCATATGGCAGTCATCTTGCAGCTCATCTTGCCATTGGTGCGTTATTCTTGGGTGGTGGTACTTTCACTTTCGGAACTTCAGATAAAGCAATTGCTGCATTGCTTGTGGCATTCTATCCGATATTTCCATCAACTGTTCAGGATAATAAATCTCACTTGCAGGCTTTCCGTCACTTCTGGGTCCTAGCCGCGGAGCCTAGATGTCTCATTACAAGAGATATTGATACTGATCAACCTGTTCCAGTACCTCTTCAAATTACACTTCGTgatgggaaagaagaggaacgGCACACACCTTGTCTTATCCCTGAAatcaaccaaatcaaaacGGTCCGAACATGCAGCCCTGAATACTGGAATGTTGTTCTGGATCTGGAGAGCAATAAAGCCCATGTGGAAGCATTTAAATCAACTCAGATTCTATACGTTCGAAAACGCCCAGCTCATGACGCTAGCACCAACGCATTTAAAGCTACTCTTCAAGCCTTAG
- the Bclcc7 gene encoding Bclcc7, with translation MKLFNILLLSSAAIGAILPAQINERDVLVKRQTVSSSKTSTSSKASSTSSKASSSTSKSSSSSTVKSSSVGSSSSKASTITSGTSTSAGTTTTLSSSSTSALSSLVADPACTNSPFTRACWGNGFSIATDFDTKNPNTGVTRKYNWEVTNTTCAPDGVTRQDCMLVNGQYPGPTLYADWGDMIQVTLKNSMPDNGTGIHWHGLRQYHTCTEDGVPGITECPLAPGDTKTYTFQATQFGTSWYHSHYSSQYGEGMLGGIVINGPATSNYDVDLGVYTISDWYYTPVFALGERIAHSQAGPPSGDNGLINGSMVAPAGQTGGKYTTNTITAGKKYRLRLINTSVDNHFMVSLDNHAFTVITSDFVPIVPYTANWIFIGIGQRYDVIITANQTVGSYWFRAEVQNGCGTNNNNGNIKSIFTYSGAASTTPSSSATPYTGRCTDETGIIPFWDSFVPSGPLSGNVEQLNVAINIGVDASGPIVTWGINLSAIDVDWKKPILQYVLDGNNSWPASENLIELPNAAQWYYWVIQEVPGNVNGNPVSINVPHPMHLHGHDFFLLGTGVGTYNNTINGPSLDYDNPTRRDVAMLPAGGWMVLAFQTDNPGAWLMHCHIAWHVSEGLAVQFLETKDQINAVNPISPSLTNTCNKWNAWYPSQAPYIKTDSGL, from the exons ATGAAGTTGTTCAATATTCTACTTTTATCTTCCGCTGCCATTGGAGCAATACTACCAGCTCAAATCAATGAGCGTGACGTTCTGGTCAAGCGACAAACAGTCTCCAGTAGCAAGACAAGCACTTCGTCAAAAGCGTCTAGCACTTCATCAAAAGCATCATCTAGTACATCCAAGTCCTCAAGCTCGTCAACCGTGAAGTCGTCATCAGTTGGCTCGTCATCTTCGAAGGCTTCAACAATTACTTCAGGCACATCAACTTCTGCGGGCACCACGACAACTTTGAGCTCAAGTTCCACCTCCGCTCTCTCTAGTTTGGTCGCTGATCCTGCTTGTACAAATTCGCCCTTTACCAGAGCCTGTTGGGGCAATGGCTTCAGTATTGCAACTGATTTCGATACTAAGAATCCCAACACTGGTGTCACCAGAAAATATAATTGGGAAGTGACCAACACGACTTGCGCTCCCGATGGAGTTACTCGCCAAGATTGCATGCTAGTCAATGGCCAATATCCTGGACCAACCCTATATGCTGAC TGGGGTGATATGATCCAAGTTACATTGAAGAATTCCATGCCAGATAACGGTACTGGTATTCACTGGCACGGACTTCGTCAGTACCATACATGTACCGAAGATGGGGTACCAGGAATTACAGAATGTCCCCTTGCCCCTGGTGATACCAAGACATACACTTTCCAAGCGACCCAGTTCGGCACGAGCTGGTATCACAGTCATTACTCTTCTCAATACGGTGAAGGAATGCTCGGTGGAATCGTTATTAATGGACCGGCAACTTCTAATTACGATGTTGATCTTGGAGTCTACACCATCTCAGATTGGTATTATACTCCAGTGTTTGCACTTGGTGAAAGAATAGCCCATTCTCAAGCTGGACCGCCATCAGGTGACAATGGACTTATCAACGGCAGTATGGTTGCTCCTGCCGGTCAAACTGGTGGAAAATATACAACAAACACCATAACTGCAGGTAAAAAGTACCGTCTCCGTCTCATCAACACTTCAGTCGACAATCACTTCATGGTATCATTGGATAATCATGCTTTTACCGTCATTACAAGTGATTTTGTTCCCATTGTTCCATACACTGCAAACTGGATTTTTATCGGTATTGGCCAAAGATATGATGTTATAATCACTGCCAATCAAACTGTCGGAAGCTACTGGTTCCGTGCTGAAGTTCAAAATGGATGTGGtaccaacaacaataatGGAAATATCAAGAGCATTTTCACCTATTCAGGGGCAGCAAGCACCACTCCATCATCTTCCGCTACTCCATATACTGGAAGATGCACTGATGAAACAGGAATCATTCCTTTCTGGGATAGCTTTGTGCCAAGTGGCCCCCTCAGTGGAAATGTTGAACAACTCAACGTCGCCATCAATATCGGTGTTGATGCCAGCGGACCAATCGTCACATGGGGGATAAACCTCAGTGCCATTGATGTCGACTGGAAGAAACCTATCCTGCAATACGTCCTCGATGGCAATAATTCCTGGCCTGCTTCAGAGAATCTCATTGAATTGCCCAATGCCGCTCAATGGTATTATTGGGTCATTCAAGAAGTACCTGGAAACGTCAACGGAAACCCAGTTTCTATAAATGTCCCACATCCAATGCATTTACATGGTCATGATTTTTTCCTCTTAGGTACGGGGGTCGGAACTTACAACAACACGATCAACGGACCAAGCCTTGATTATGACAACCCAACTAGAAGAGATGTTGCCATGCTGCCTGCtggaggatggatggttcTAGCGTTTCAAACTGACAACCCCGGTGCTTGGTTGATGCATTGCCATATT GCATGGCATGTAAGCGAAGGTCTCGCGGTACAATTCCTGGAAACTAAAGATCAGATCAACGCTGTAAATCCGATCTCGCCATCATTGACAAATACCTGCAATAAATGGAATGCATGGTATCCGTCTCAAGCTCCTTATATCAAGACCGACTCTGGTCTTTAA